In a genomic window of Cataglyphis hispanica isolate Lineage 1 chromosome 18, ULB_Chis1_1.0, whole genome shotgun sequence:
- the LOC126856456 gene encoding omega-conotoxin-like protein 1, whose amino-acid sequence MAKLILYVFIALLATSLIMADKSNCRRHGDPCVSSSECCANMRCHIYANRCQVIITEDELMRQREKILGRKGKDY is encoded by the exons ATggcaaaattaatcttatacgTCTTCATAGCGTTGCTAGCTACGTCTCTTATCATGGCCGATAAGTCAAACTGTCGTCGACATGGTGACCCC tgCGTTTCTAGTTCAGAATGCTGTGCCAATATGAGATGTCACATTTACGCAAATAGATGTCAAGTTATAATTACTGAAGACGAACTGATGCGTCAACGTGAAAAAATCTTGGGTCGAAAAGGCAAAGATTATTAG